In Acinetobacter sp. WCHAc010034, a genomic segment contains:
- the tolQ gene encoding protein TolQ — MATQLESTLHVSDLILQASPVVQLVMLLLLFASLYSWYLIAKLHMSCKKAQADDEHFQKIFWSGAELNTLYNNAQLNSKRVGLEDIFYQGLGEFFKLKKRNAAPAQTIDGTERILRVSLSRDQSNLEQGLGALASIGSVAPYVGLFGTVWGIMNAFIGLADVDQVTLATVAPGIAEALIATAIGLFAAIPAVLAFNHYTAKGESLYADRALFAEEMVALLQRQSLGSDQEHG; from the coding sequence ATGGCAACGCAACTAGAATCAACCCTTCACGTATCAGATCTAATCTTACAAGCAAGTCCCGTGGTACAGCTGGTAATGCTTTTGCTTTTATTCGCCTCGCTGTACAGCTGGTATCTGATTGCCAAGTTGCATATGAGCTGCAAAAAGGCGCAGGCCGATGATGAACATTTTCAAAAAATCTTCTGGTCTGGCGCCGAATTAAACACCCTGTATAACAATGCGCAGCTCAACTCGAAGCGGGTTGGGCTGGAAGATATTTTTTACCAAGGCTTGGGCGAATTCTTCAAGCTGAAAAAGCGCAATGCCGCGCCTGCCCAAACTATTGACGGCACTGAACGCATTCTGCGCGTCAGCTTAAGCCGCGACCAGAGCAATCTGGAACAGGGCTTAGGCGCCTTGGCCAGCATTGGCTCGGTTGCGCCCTATGTCGGCTTATTCGGCACAGTCTGGGGCATTATGAACGCCTTTATTGGCCTGGCGGATGTAGACCAGGTGACGCTGGCGACTGTTGCTCCGGGCATTGCCGAGGCATTGATTGCGACAGCCATCGGCCTATTCGCTGCCATTCCGGCTGTACTGGCATTCAACCATTACACAGCCAAAGGCGAAAGCCTGTATGCAGACCGCGCCTTATTTGCGGAAGAAATGGTTGCCCTGCTGCAGCGCCAGTCATTAGGTTCTGATCAGGAACATGGCTGA
- the tolR gene encoding protein TolR, protein MAIKRSGRFERIKKPLKSEMNVVPYIDVMLVLLVIFMVTAPMITTGVKVDLPQANSSPIQSEDRPAIVTLEADGSIRLEDSTHKNEALSLEELKAALTDAQTQAQDDQKQLSVLINGSESRPYGEVIKLMSALQDAGLSQVGLLTEPLK, encoded by the coding sequence ATGGCTATTAAACGCTCCGGGCGCTTCGAGCGCATTAAAAAGCCGCTGAAAAGCGAAATGAATGTCGTGCCGTATATTGACGTCATGCTGGTGCTTTTGGTGATTTTCATGGTCACAGCGCCGATGATCACCACTGGCGTTAAAGTCGACCTGCCGCAAGCCAACAGCAGCCCAATTCAGTCTGAAGACCGCCCTGCCATTGTGACCTTGGAAGCAGACGGCAGCATTCGCCTGGAAGACAGCACCCATAAAAATGAAGCGCTGTCTTTAGAAGAGCTTAAAGCTGCGCTGACCGATGCGCAGACTCAGGCGCAGGACGATCAGAAACAGCTGAGTGTCCTGATCAATGGCAGTGAATCCCGTCCTTATGGTGAAGTCATTAAGCTAATGTCTGCACTGCAGGATGCAGGACTTTCACAAGTGGGACTGCTGACAGAGCCTTTAAAGTAA
- the tolA gene encoding cell envelope integrity protein TolA: MKDFKKPPFKQKAIAIGFTAGVHVIAVVGLLYLGMSKPPEPPKQIKTVLIKPEDLKPVTREETPFNETAHENAAEEITQTAEPSIEPAPVIPAVPVPAPAPQKPDTAKLDAQKAAQQAKAAERQAADEAKRAEQKRKADEAARLKAQADAKAKADAQAKANAEAAQRKAAADAKARADAKAKASAEAKRRADLEARRQAENAKLKAQQDAKANAEAKRIADAKAAAQVKANAQAKANAEAAKRKAEADAKARVDAKAKADAQAKANAQAKANAEAAAQVKANAQAKANAEAAKRKAEADAKAKADAQAKANAQAKANAEAAKRKAEADAKARADAKAKADAEARERAAEEAKASSAKKAAEEAAQKKAEAKRIASTAKRDFESRIKRAWDTPTGSTGKTATARISLTESGAVRSVVVTSSDPDMKASIEAAVRSAAPYPMPSDPDARREAMSMTSTFRSSN; this comes from the coding sequence ATGAAAGATTTTAAAAAGCCGCCTTTTAAACAAAAAGCGATTGCAATTGGCTTCACCGCAGGTGTGCATGTCATTGCGGTTGTGGGCTTGCTTTATCTTGGCATGAGCAAACCGCCTGAACCGCCAAAGCAGATTAAAACCGTACTGATCAAGCCGGAAGATTTAAAGCCGGTCACGCGCGAAGAAACCCCGTTTAATGAAACAGCGCATGAAAATGCGGCGGAAGAAATTACCCAGACTGCGGAACCCAGCATAGAACCTGCGCCGGTGATTCCGGCAGTTCCTGTCCCTGCTCCGGCGCCTCAAAAGCCGGATACTGCCAAGCTGGATGCACAAAAAGCCGCGCAGCAGGCCAAAGCGGCGGAACGCCAAGCCGCCGATGAGGCAAAACGCGCCGAGCAAAAGCGCAAGGCGGACGAAGCAGCGCGGTTAAAAGCGCAGGCAGATGCAAAAGCCAAGGCGGATGCGCAGGCTAAGGCCAATGCTGAAGCAGCTCAGCGCAAAGCCGCAGCGGATGCTAAGGCCCGGGCAGACGCAAAAGCCAAAGCCAGCGCAGAAGCCAAACGCAGAGCCGATTTGGAAGCCAGACGCCAAGCTGAAAATGCGAAATTGAAAGCGCAGCAGGATGCCAAGGCAAATGCCGAAGCGAAACGCATCGCCGATGCCAAAGCCGCTGCGCAGGTGAAGGCCAACGCGCAAGCCAAGGCCAATGCTGAAGCAGCTAAACGCAAAGCGGAAGCTGATGCTAAAGCCCGGGTAGACGCAAAAGCCAAAGCAGATGCGCAGGCGAAAGCCAATGCCCAAGCTAAGGCAAATGCCGAAGCCGCTGCGCAGGTGAAGGCCAACGCGCAAGCTAAGGCGAATGCCGAGGCAGCTAAACGCAAAGCGGAAGCTGATGCTAAAGCCAAAGCAGATGCGCAGGCGAAAGCCAATGCCCAAGCTAAGGCGAATGCTGAAGCGGCTAAGCGTAAAGCGGAAGCTGATGCTAAAGCCCGGGCGGATGCTAAGGCTAAAGCAGACGCTGAAGCGCGTGAACGCGCTGCTGAAGAAGCCAAAGCATCTTCAGCTAAAAAAGCCGCTGAAGAAGCCGCGCAGAAAAAAGCTGAAGCCAAAAGAATTGCTTCTACAGCCAAGCGTGACTTTGAAAGCAGAATCAAGCGCGCCTGGGATACTCCAACAGGCTCAACCGGTAAAACAGCAACTGCCCGCATCTCTTTAACTGAAAGCGGAGCCGTCCGTTCGGTTGTTGTTACATCCAGCGACCCGGATATGAAAGCCAGCATTGAAGCGGCCGTCCGCAGTGCTGCGCCCTACCCAATGCCGTCAGACCCGGATGCCCGCCGTGAAGCCATGAGTATGACTTCAACTTTCAGATCTTCAAATTAA
- a CDS encoding TonB C-terminal domain-containing protein — MLQFKQFIAPCVFFIAAGTAAQTQQAHNAPAAAQETANAAHDFPAGTAAKAKTPDPSAELKRATAKRAAEADAAKKSEVKKIASSSQREIQQKIFRSWQVPEGSAGLDARARIVLTDTGNVQSIVVMGAPNAAFKNSIEKAVRQAEPFAMPEDPGARRAARLIHIRFAAK, encoded by the coding sequence ATGCTTCAATTCAAACAATTTATTGCGCCTTGCGTTTTTTTCATTGCAGCTGGAACCGCTGCGCAAACACAGCAAGCCCATAACGCACCCGCCGCCGCGCAGGAAACAGCAAACGCTGCCCATGACTTTCCCGCTGGAACTGCAGCGAAAGCTAAAACGCCAGACCCAAGCGCTGAATTGAAAAGGGCAACAGCCAAAAGAGCAGCTGAAGCGGACGCAGCAAAAAAATCTGAAGTGAAAAAAATCGCATCCAGCAGTCAGCGGGAAATTCAGCAGAAAATATTCCGCAGCTGGCAGGTTCCGGAAGGCTCAGCCGGCTTGGACGCAAGGGCGCGGATTGTATTAACTGATACCGGCAATGTTCAGTCCATTGTAGTGATGGGTGCGCCGAATGCAGCATTTAAAAACAGCATAGAGAAAGCTGTTCGGCAGGCCGAGCCTTTTGCCATGCCGGAAGACCCCGGCGCGAGGCGCGCTGCCCGCCTGATCCATATCCGCTTTGCTGCCAAATAA
- the tolB gene encoding Tol-Pal system beta propeller repeat protein TolB, with the protein MEMTRKHLLCLAVLTALSPVLISQSHAQLHLEITKAPEEAPKIAIMPFSNDQTLYPIIENDLNRSGKFSSASKNLPATAALNTPNAEAWQAAGVPYVVTGAMKPAADGSFEVHYQLYDVQKKQYLLNELLTVPASRTRQAAHMISDAIYQALTGIAGDFSGRIAYVLRNPATPDQRYTLQIADTDGEQPRTVLTSRDPILSPAWTPDAKKIAYVSFETKRPAIYIQDLATGGREKLASFRGLNGAPSFSPDGKSMLFTASMHGNPEIYQMDLDSRQLQRMTSDSAIDTEARYAPDGQSFIYTSDRGGSPQIYRYSFADGSAKRLTFRGGFNARGTLSADGKKLALVHRPSGSSYKVAVQNLDSGVTNILTPTSLDESPSFSPNGQMVVYATRENNRGLLSIMSLDGRFRMNLPSEQGEVREPAWAPK; encoded by the coding sequence ATGGAAATGACGCGAAAACATCTGCTCTGCTTAGCTGTTTTAACAGCCTTAAGTCCTGTTTTAATCAGCCAATCGCATGCGCAGCTGCATTTGGAGATTACCAAAGCGCCCGAAGAAGCGCCTAAAATTGCGATCATGCCGTTCAGCAATGACCAGACCCTTTACCCGATTATTGAAAATGACTTAAACCGCTCCGGAAAATTCAGCAGCGCCTCTAAAAACCTGCCTGCCACGGCCGCGCTGAATACGCCGAATGCTGAAGCATGGCAAGCTGCCGGCGTACCCTATGTGGTGACAGGCGCAATGAAGCCGGCGGCTGACGGTTCATTTGAAGTGCACTATCAGCTGTATGATGTGCAGAAAAAACAGTATTTGCTGAATGAGCTGCTGACCGTGCCGGCTTCCCGCACGCGCCAGGCGGCGCATATGATCAGTGACGCGATTTATCAGGCACTGACCGGCATTGCCGGAGATTTCAGCGGGCGCATTGCCTACGTGCTGCGCAATCCTGCAACGCCGGATCAGCGCTATACCCTGCAAATTGCGGATACCGACGGCGAACAGCCGCGAACGGTTTTAACATCGCGCGATCCTATTCTATCCCCGGCCTGGACGCCGGATGCCAAGAAAATCGCCTATGTGTCTTTTGAAACCAAGCGCCCGGCCATCTATATTCAGGACTTGGCTACAGGCGGGCGTGAAAAATTAGCCAGCTTCCGCGGCCTGAACGGCGCGCCAAGCTTTTCCCCAGACGGCAAGAGCATGCTGTTCACCGCATCCATGCACGGCAATCCTGAAATCTATCAAATGGATCTGGACAGCCGCCAGCTGCAGCGCATGACCAGCGACAGCGCGATTGATACTGAAGCGCGCTATGCGCCAGACGGCCAATCCTTTATTTACACCTCTGACCGCGGCGGTTCGCCGCAGATTTACCGCTACAGCTTTGCAGACGGCAGCGCCAAGCGCTTGACCTTCCGCGGCGGATTCAACGCCCGCGGCACCTTAAGCGCCGACGGCAAAAAGCTGGCATTGGTGCACCGCCCTAGCGGCAGCAGCTACAAAGTCGCTGTGCAGAATCTGGACTCCGGCGTCACCAACATTCTGACGCCAACCAGCCTGGATGAATCTCCAAGCTTCTCGCCTAATGGGCAGATGGTGGTCTATGCAACGCGCGAAAATAACCGCGGCCTGCTGTCCATCATGTCTTTAGACGGGCGTTTCCGCATGAACCTGCCAAGTGAGCAAGGTGAAGTCCGCGAACCGGCTTGGGCGCCTAAATAA
- the pal gene encoding peptidoglycan-associated lipoprotein Pal produces the protein MKAVKLFALPVLAAAVIMTGCANRKPTAPVDATQNPIGASTVNTEGLSEDAALNAQNLAGASAKGVTAANKAFLAKRVVHFNYDSSELSNEDLQTLQAHAQFLVANASSRVALTGHTDERGTREYNMALGERRAKAVESFLVTSGVSATQLEAVSYGKEMPINPGHDENAWKENRRVEINYEAVPPLLK, from the coding sequence ATGAAAGCTGTAAAATTATTCGCACTTCCAGTATTGGCTGCGGCTGTCATCATGACCGGCTGCGCAAACCGCAAACCCACTGCTCCTGTCGACGCGACTCAAAACCCGATCGGCGCTTCAACCGTAAACACCGAAGGCCTCAGTGAAGATGCAGCGCTGAACGCGCAAAACCTTGCCGGCGCATCCGCTAAAGGCGTGACGGCTGCCAATAAGGCGTTCCTGGCCAAGCGCGTCGTGCACTTCAACTATGACAGCAGCGAACTGTCAAATGAAGACCTGCAAACGCTGCAGGCGCATGCGCAGTTCCTTGTCGCCAATGCCAGCTCACGCGTTGCCCTGACCGGCCATACCGATGAACGTGGCACCCGCGAATACAACATGGCGCTGGGCGAACGCCGCGCCAAAGCGGTGGAAAGCTTCCTTGTCACCAGCGGCGTCAGCGCGACTCAACTGGAAGCAGTCAGCTATGGCAAGGAAATGCCAATCAACCCGGGCCATGATGAAAATGCCTGGAAAGAAAACCGCCGCGTAGAAATCAACTATGAAGCCGTTCCGCCGCTGCTGAAATAA
- a CDS encoding NF038105 family protein has product MTTQKFDATPTPSEGLNLDEISKDKVKEAWSSYESKPEYKKFNKHDLIESMQSAKDAPEEKPE; this is encoded by the coding sequence ATGACTACGCAAAAATTTGATGCGACTCCAACACCGAGTGAAGGTTTGAATTTAGACGAAATTTCCAAGGATAAAGTGAAGGAAGCTTGGAGCAGCTATGAGTCTAAGCCAGAGTATAAAAAGTTCAATAAGCATGATTTAATTGAATCCATGCAAAGCGCTAAAGATGCTCCGGAAGAAAAACCTGAATAA
- a CDS encoding class 1 fructose-bisphosphatase, whose amino-acid sequence MSHLSLSQFLQQQSGNLTPELAQVVETIANTCKDIDQLLQKGALAGVLGSAQHENVQGEEQKKLDVISNDYLIDALKAHPNVGGLASEELDDFTPAQENGQYLVLFDPLDGSSNIDINMCVGTIFSILPAKNAVTQAEDFMQPGVNQAAAGYVLYGPSTMMALTVGAGVVFFTFDPESKEFLLTSESIQVAADTKEYAINASNQRHWEQPVKRYVDELLAGKTGPREKDFNMRWVACMVGDIHRILCRSGIFMYPYDLKDPKKAGRLRLMYEANPMSMLMEQAGGASTTGRVRILDIQPAELHQRVPVIIGSKNEVELVTSYHN is encoded by the coding sequence ATGTCACACTTAAGCCTATCCCAATTCCTACAACAACAAAGCGGAAATTTAACCCCTGAACTAGCGCAAGTAGTTGAAACAATTGCTAATACATGCAAAGACATTGATCAATTGCTGCAAAAAGGCGCTTTAGCGGGTGTACTGGGCAGTGCGCAGCATGAAAATGTTCAGGGCGAAGAGCAGAAAAAGCTGGATGTGATTTCAAATGACTATTTAATTGATGCCCTGAAAGCGCATCCAAATGTCGGCGGCCTGGCTTCAGAAGAATTGGATGATTTCACTCCGGCGCAAGAAAACGGCCAATATCTGGTTCTGTTTGACCCATTAGACGGTTCAAGCAATATTGACATCAATATGTGCGTCGGCACCATTTTTTCCATCCTGCCGGCAAAAAATGCCGTGACGCAAGCTGAAGATTTCATGCAGCCGGGCGTCAATCAGGCCGCTGCCGGCTACGTGCTTTACGGCCCGTCAACTATGATGGCTTTGACTGTAGGCGCTGGCGTGGTGTTCTTTACCTTTGATCCTGAATCCAAAGAATTCCTGCTGACTTCTGAAAGCATTCAAGTCGCCGCCGACACCAAAGAATATGCGATCAATGCATCCAACCAGCGCCACTGGGAACAGCCGGTTAAGCGCTATGTCGATGAACTGCTTGCCGGCAAAACTGGCCCGCGTGAAAAAGACTTCAACATGCGCTGGGTGGCATGCATGGTCGGCGATATTCACCGCATCCTGTGCCGCAGCGGCATCTTCATGTATCCATACGATTTGAAAGACCCGAAAAAAGCCGGCCGCCTGCGCCTGATGTACGAAGCCAATCCTATGAGCATGCTGATGGAGCAGGCTGGCGGCGCGTCAACGACTGGCCGTGTGCGCATTCTTGACATTCAGCCGGCTGAGCTGCATCAGCGCGTTCCAGTCATCATCGGCTCTAAAAACGAAGTTGAACTCGTAACCAGCTATCACAACTAA
- a CDS encoding TrmH family RNA methyltransferase, translated as MSTIFLESKDNPKIKHLRGLIEQNAHRKKHGQTVLEGTHLCLAWLQENRKINSIFTTEHALEHPDFEEILSVYTGHVFVIGESLYKDLSTLGTTLACLAIVDLPTSRQALKFDEDTLILENIQDPGNVGTLLRSAAAAGIKQVVCTKGSASLWSPRVLRAGMGAHFSLQTYENIALEDCLERFEIPVYVTSSHRAASLYSKDLSKACVWILGNEGQGVSDYALAHAEAVSIPQPGGQESLNVAIAGSVCFFEMVRQRL; from the coding sequence ATGTCAACTATTTTTCTTGAGTCTAAAGACAACCCGAAAATCAAGCATTTGCGCGGCTTAATCGAACAGAACGCTCACCGCAAGAAACACGGCCAAACGGTTCTTGAAGGAACGCATTTGTGCCTTGCATGGCTGCAGGAAAACAGAAAAATCAATTCTATTTTCACCACAGAACATGCGCTGGAACATCCCGACTTTGAAGAAATTCTAAGCGTATATACGGGCCATGTTTTTGTTATCGGCGAATCGCTCTATAAGGATTTAAGCACGCTGGGCACGACTTTAGCCTGCTTAGCCATTGTAGATTTGCCCACTTCACGCCAAGCGCTGAAATTTGATGAAGACACGCTGATTCTGGAAAATATCCAGGATCCGGGCAATGTCGGCACTTTGCTGCGTTCAGCGGCGGCGGCGGGCATCAAGCAGGTAGTCTGCACCAAAGGCTCTGCATCCTTATGGTCGCCGCGCGTGCTGCGTGCAGGCATGGGCGCGCATTTCTCTTTGCAGACCTATGAAAATATCGCGCTGGAAGACTGCCTGGAACGCTTTGAAATTCCTGTTTATGTCACCAGTTCACACCGCGCTGCCAGCCTGTATTCAAAAGACTTGAGCAAAGCCTGCGTCTGGATTCTGGGCAATGAAGGCCAAGGCGTCAGCGACTATGCGCTTGCGCATGCAGAAGCTGTTTCCATTCCGCAGCCAGGCGGCCAGGAATCCTTGAATGTGGCGATTGCCGGCTCTGTGTGCTTCTTTGAAATGGTGCGCCAGCGCCTTTAA
- a CDS encoding RNA polymerase sigma factor encodes MDLAPKQSNAADASVLKSTAESRLKNFMLEVTGRALVMMESATQNQHGMAMDLVQEAFISLHKSYADKSTEEWYPLFYTILNNKLQDWRRKEARRAQPFSFFRKVSLEEDDIELNDVVDESTPNPFELIDQAVTAEEIQEAIAQLPARQQQAFMLRAWEGFDTHTTAQIMNCTEGSVKTHYHRAIQGLRASLAHLNPHLGGSSE; translated from the coding sequence ATGGATTTAGCGCCAAAACAGTCCAATGCGGCAGATGCGAGTGTTTTAAAAAGCACGGCTGAATCTCGCCTGAAAAACTTCATGCTCGAAGTCACTGGACGCGCCTTGGTAATGATGGAAAGCGCAACCCAAAACCAGCATGGCATGGCCATGGATCTGGTTCAGGAAGCCTTCATCTCGCTGCATAAATCTTATGCGGATAAATCCACTGAAGAATGGTATCCCCTGTTCTACACCATCCTGAACAACAAGCTGCAGGATTGGCGCCGCAAAGAGGCCCGCCGCGCTCAGCCCTTTTCTTTTTTTAGAAAAGTCAGCCTGGAAGAGGATGACATTGAGCTGAATGATGTGGTGGATGAATCTACGCCCAACCCTTTTGAGCTTATAGACCAGGCCGTAACCGCTGAAGAAATTCAGGAAGCCATTGCGCAGCTGCCTGCAAGGCAGCAGCAGGCTTTCATGCTGCGGGCTTGGGAAGGTTTTGATACGCATACCACCGCGCAGATTATGAACTGCACTGAAGGCAGCGTGAAAACGCATTATCACCGCGCTATACAGGGCTTGCGCGCCTCTTTAGCGCATTTGAATCCACACCTGGGAGGGTCATCCGAATGA
- a CDS encoding DUF3106 domain-containing protein: MAAKKLAIAFCAFSFLQTSFAGFERFWIFSKDADTQVNETWDSLSDTEQAALIKRYQSLKEIPAEQSVSLQQRMDWFNQLPDAEKQKMRETWQKMSSQERRELAQRLQKAAPDERSAIREEYINKYLKPATAEY; this comes from the coding sequence ATGGCAGCTAAAAAGTTGGCAATCGCTTTTTGCGCATTCAGTTTTCTGCAAACCAGTTTCGCAGGCTTTGAGCGCTTCTGGATTTTTTCTAAAGATGCAGATACTCAGGTGAATGAAACATGGGACTCCCTATCCGATACTGAACAGGCAGCGCTGATCAAGCGCTATCAGTCGCTGAAAGAAATTCCAGCGGAACAGAGCGTCAGCCTGCAGCAGCGCATGGACTGGTTTAACCAGCTGCCGGACGCAGAAAAGCAGAAAATGCGTGAAACCTGGCAAAAGATGAGCAGCCAGGAGCGCAGGGAACTTGCTCAGCGCCTGCAGAAAGCAGCGCCGGATGAGCGCAGCGCAATCCGCGAAGAATACATCAATAAATACTTAAAGCCTGCAACGGCTGAGTATTAA
- a CDS encoding CSLREA domain-containing protein, with product MKQYKKGLLCLMVLSAMSLMAADSKPIYVTTFDDEAGENSSHCSLREAIIAAQKNTSFGGCSAGRTGLGQTDVIELQAGAYLLTRGELSPESSVRILGKSRNNYEAKSAFTDAYPAYEEIKTVIASKNADSRLFNTAATRADVQLQDIALKNGYAKDYGGAVYAGGNFSIKRGAVTDSKAGKAGGAIYAVALDANKEINISSSRIENNAAPKGSVLAMSCLGNMKDNKPVISIAQSSIIRNGAPDSLSAMDFCGSIDAVLEANTIAENTADADEGSILRAVSDGIERLSPYSSLTFSSNTIVDNAAYSAFYYDSNAVKSLSYNVLAYNGAGKSCRYLNNQEPDDAVPIRAFNNALELENESCILPAKALADAADSYKNLDVSNIAMYSLLTGLQNASVYNQYLPLYYPKAGTQGASLVNVGTSACSKYDQRGIARIADAALILSPDQRNSCDIGSVELLKFSAADSDTLNNPSQKKMLSDLQGVIDGFKADITDPDRQEYKTANQADLQAAELYLDKLKNNLIYRAIYIDPFVLALPQEVNVGSSEERKYKLLNAENYDVAVKAIGIGTELKVDSAGKPVLKGDAADLVCRWDSALNKILMYRTGGGATSLGQLAYCQYTLKEKAGSRAESSGILKGEFQNIAPIAVNDQYALSPENSLTVRANPLENDSDGGDGPASQLPAGKALWHKNEDGKDIPIHFDSIPAGLDFKAQYSGPCPNGYEQDTCYGGTLEFAAKNNFSQFSYEVKYTVFDSEGKSSASADINLLNTAKDTNSSSSGGGSAGIFGILALAGLACFRMRKYAPQR from the coding sequence ATGAAACAATATAAAAAAGGACTGCTGTGCTTGATGGTTCTGTCTGCCATGTCGTTGATGGCGGCGGACAGCAAGCCAATTTATGTCACCACCTTTGATGACGAAGCCGGGGAAAATTCAAGCCACTGTTCGCTGCGCGAAGCGATTATTGCAGCCCAGAAAAATACTTCATTTGGCGGCTGCAGTGCAGGCAGAACAGGCTTGGGGCAGACCGATGTGATTGAGCTGCAGGCTGGCGCCTATCTTTTAACCCGGGGGGAGCTAAGCCCGGAGTCTTCTGTGCGGATTTTAGGGAAAAGCCGCAATAACTATGAAGCCAAAAGCGCATTTACAGATGCCTACCCGGCATATGAAGAGATAAAAACGGTTATCGCATCCAAAAACGCTGACTCGCGCCTTTTCAACACGGCAGCGACTCGGGCGGATGTGCAGCTGCAGGATATTGCTTTAAAAAATGGCTATGCTAAGGATTACGGCGGCGCTGTATACGCCGGCGGGAATTTTTCCATTAAGCGCGGCGCGGTTACCGATTCAAAAGCCGGCAAAGCCGGCGGCGCCATCTATGCGGTTGCGCTGGATGCGAATAAAGAAATCAATATCAGCAGCAGCAGAATTGAAAATAACGCCGCGCCGAAAGGCAGTGTGCTGGCGATGAGCTGCTTGGGCAATATGAAAGACAATAAGCCGGTGATCAGCATTGCGCAGAGCAGCATCATCCGCAATGGCGCGCCTGACAGCCTCAGCGCCATGGATTTCTGCGGCAGCATTGACGCGGTTCTGGAAGCGAATACTATCGCCGAAAATACGGCAGATGCTGATGAAGGAAGCATTTTGCGCGCAGTATCTGATGGAATTGAGCGCCTAAGCCCGTATTCCTCCCTGACTTTCAGCAGCAACACGATAGTGGATAACGCTGCTTACAGCGCTTTTTACTATGATTCAAATGCGGTCAAAAGCCTTTCCTACAATGTGCTGGCCTATAACGGCGCAGGCAAGTCATGCCGCTATCTGAATAATCAGGAGCCTGATGATGCTGTGCCGATCAGAGCCTTTAACAACGCTCTGGAGCTGGAAAATGAGTCCTGCATACTGCCGGCCAAAGCGCTGGCAGATGCAGCTGACAGCTATAAGAATCTGGATGTTTCCAATATTGCCATGTACAGCTTACTGACCGGCCTGCAAAATGCGTCTGTGTATAATCAGTATTTGCCTTTGTACTATCCGAAAGCCGGGACGCAAGGCGCCAGCCTGGTGAATGTCGGCACAAGCGCATGTTCTAAATATGATCAGCGCGGCATTGCCCGCATTGCGGATGCGGCGTTAATCCTGAGCCCTGATCAGCGCAACTCATGCGACATCGGTTCTGTAGAGCTGCTGAAATTCAGCGCTGCGGATTCCGATACCTTGAATAATCCTTCGCAGAAAAAAATGCTGAGTGACTTGCAGGGCGTGATTGATGGGTTTAAGGCGGATATTACTGACCCTGACCGTCAGGAATATAAAACAGCCAATCAGGCGGATTTGCAAGCCGCTGAGCTGTATCTGGACAAGCTCAAGAATAATCTGATTTACCGCGCAATCTATATTGATCCATTTGTGCTGGCTTTGCCGCAGGAAGTCAATGTAGGCAGTTCGGAAGAAAGAAAGTATAAGCTGCTGAATGCGGAAAATTATGATGTGGCGGTTAAAGCCATAGGCATCGGCACAGAGCTGAAGGTGGACAGTGCAGGCAAGCCGGTGCTGAAAGGGGATGCTGCGGATTTAGTCTGCCGATGGGATTCCGCTTTAAACAAAATCCTGATGTACCGCACAGGCGGCGGAGCGACTAGTCTGGGCCAGCTTGCATACTGCCAATACACCTTGAAGGAAAAGGCGGGAAGCCGGGCGGAATCTTCAGGCATTTTAAAAGGCGAATTTCAGAATATTGCGCCAATTGCCGTGAATGACCAATATGCGCTGAGCCCGGAAAACAGCTTAACTGTCCGGGCAAATCCCTTGGAAAATGACAGTGACGGCGGTGATGGCCCTGCATCTCAATTGCCGGCAGGCAAGGCGCTGTGGCATAAGAATGAAGACGGCAAAGATATTCCGATTCATTTTGACAGCATTCCTGCCGGACTGGACTTTAAGGCGCAATACAGCGGCCCATGTCCAAACGGGTATGAGCAGGATACATGCTATGGCGGGACGCTGGAGTTCGCTGCCAAGAATAATTTCAGCCAGTTTTCCTATGAAGTGAAATACACTGTTTTTGACTCGGAAGGCAAAAGTTCCGCTTCAGCAGATATCAATTTGCTCAATACTGCCAAGGACACCAATTCCAGCTCAAGCGGCGGCGGTTCCGCTGGAATATTTGGCATTTTAGCCTTAGCCGGATTGGCTTGCTTTAGAATGCGCAAATATGCGCCGCAGCGGTAA